The following DNA comes from Micromonospora chokoriensis.
ACGTCCTGGAGGGCGGCGGCGGCCAGCGACGACGTGTAGCCCTCCTGGCAGAGGATCATCACCGGTACGTCGTAGTCGACGGCCTGGGGCAGTCGGGCCGCACAGCGTGGGTCGAAGCGCCACTCCAGCACGTTGCGCTCGACGGTGAGCGAGCCGGGCACCACGCCGTGCGCGGCCCGCTGCGCGGCGGGTCGGATGTCGACCAGCAGCGCGCCGGCCCGGTACGCCAGGTGCGCCCGTTCCGGGTCGAGCCGGTCCAGCCGGGCCCGCGCGGCGGCCAGGATCTCGTCGATGCCGCGGGAGCCCTCGGGCGGCACGGGTGCCGGACAGTGCTCGGCCGTTACCTGCATTATCGGTTCCTTCCGGTGACAGGGGGGTGGTCGTGACTCGCCGGGCTCACCAGGACGTGCCGGCCTCGCGCGGGCTCACCAGGACGTGCCGGCCTCGGCGACCTCGGCGATCCGCAGCCGGCCGTCCACGAGGTCGTAGCGGGTCATCCGGAGCAACGCGGGCCGGTAGACGTGCACGCTGACCGCCGGATCGGGGCCATGGTTGGTCACCCGGTGCACGTGTCGGGGTCCGAAACGGCGACCGCCGCCTGACGGCAGCAGCCGCGGGCGCAGCCGACCGGCGCCGACGGTCTCCTCGGTGAGCACGCCGCTGACGACCCGGAACGCCCCGGAGGAGCCGCCGTGGTCGTGCAGGTCGGTGCCCTGCCCGGGCAGCCAGCTCAGCGCCCACACCTCGTGCTCGGCGCTGACGGCGAGGCGGGCGTACCAGCGGTCGGCGGGGTCGAAGCGCAGCGCGACCGGCCAGCCGGCCGGGTCGGCCCACCGGGCGGCGACGGTGAGCAGGGCGGACTCCGGACGGTGGTGCGTCATGGCGGTTCCTCGCGGGTCGTTCGGCGGGG
Coding sequences within:
- a CDS encoding cysteine dioxygenase yields the protein MTHHRPESALLTVAARWADPAGWPVALRFDPADRWYARLAVSAEHEVWALSWLPGQGTDLHDHGGSSGAFRVVSGVLTEETVGAGRLRPRLLPSGGGRRFGPRHVHRVTNHGPDPAVSVHVYRPALLRMTRYDLVDGRLRIAEVAEAGTSW
- a CDS encoding rhodanese-like domain-containing protein, which gives rise to MQVTAEHCPAPVPPEGSRGIDEILAAARARLDRLDPERAHLAYRAGALLVDIRPAAQRAAHGVVPGSLTVERNVLEWRFDPRCAARLPQAVDYDVPVMILCQEGYTSSLAAAALQDVGLHRATDVIGGFAAWRIAGLPALGPTPLHTSALASPVHTGWARR